One region of Nitrospira sp. genomic DNA includes:
- a CDS encoding histidinol-phosphate transaminase — protein sequence MPLKVHPDIASLVPYVPGKPIEELQRELGLPRAIKLASNENPIGPSPKALAVLGETAPTLHRYPDGGAFRLRGALAERWNVMPDQVILGNGSDEILGLLARTFLSPGDEAVMAEHTFVIYKMEVQAAHGVAVEVPQKNWHHDLPAMAAAITDKTRLLFVCNPNNPTGTMATKAEVAALMARVPDHVVVVFDEAYYEYVRHPEFPESLSYVNAGRNVIVLRTFSKIYGLAGLRIGYGITTPEITNYLNRIRPPFNANSMAQRAALAALDDEAHVGASRALNHAEMDKVRAGLLALGFEALPSETNFLYFDVGRDGRDVFDALLRKGIIVRHIDGRMLRVTIGLPEENQLFLSALADVTRAAR from the coding sequence ATGCCATTGAAGGTGCATCCCGATATCGCCTCCCTTGTCCCGTACGTTCCTGGAAAGCCTATCGAAGAGCTGCAGCGAGAGTTAGGGCTCCCGCGCGCCATCAAATTGGCATCCAATGAAAACCCGATCGGCCCGTCGCCCAAAGCGCTCGCCGTCTTGGGTGAAACCGCTCCGACTCTCCATCGGTACCCGGACGGCGGGGCGTTCCGTTTGCGCGGCGCCTTGGCCGAACGGTGGAACGTCATGCCGGATCAGGTCATTCTCGGAAACGGCTCCGACGAAATCCTCGGCCTGCTTGCGCGAACCTTCTTGTCCCCGGGCGATGAGGCCGTGATGGCCGAGCACACCTTCGTGATTTATAAGATGGAGGTGCAGGCCGCGCACGGTGTGGCGGTGGAAGTGCCGCAGAAGAATTGGCACCACGATTTGCCGGCCATGGCGGCAGCCATCACCGACAAGACTCGCTTGTTGTTTGTGTGCAATCCGAATAATCCCACCGGTACCATGGCGACCAAGGCTGAGGTGGCGGCGTTGATGGCGCGCGTGCCCGATCATGTGGTGGTCGTGTTCGACGAGGCCTATTACGAATATGTCCGGCATCCGGAATTCCCGGAATCGCTCAGCTATGTCAACGCGGGCCGCAATGTCATCGTGCTGCGGACGTTCTCCAAGATCTACGGCTTGGCCGGGCTCAGGATCGGATACGGGATTACCACTCCGGAGATTACGAACTACCTGAATCGAATCCGTCCGCCCTTCAATGCGAACAGCATGGCGCAACGCGCCGCGTTGGCGGCGTTGGACGATGAAGCGCATGTGGGCGCGAGTCGGGCCCTCAACCATGCGGAAATGGATAAGGTCCGGGCCGGCTTGTTGGCCTTGGGCTTCGAGGCCTTGCCCAGTGAAACGAATTTTCTCTATTTCGATGTCGGGAGAGACGGTCGAGACGTATTCGACGCGCTGTTGCGGAAGGGCATCATTGTCCGCCACATCGACGGGCGAATGCTGCGGGTGACCATCGGCCTTCCGGAAGAAAACCAACTGTTCCTGAGCGCGCTGGCGGACGTGACGCGCGCCGCTCGATAA
- the pheA gene encoding prephenate dehydratase: protein MSDDLQGHRQEIDRIDDQILRLLNERSKSVIEIGKLKKQRDAEAHLHTPAREAAIFERLSKQNTGPFPTDAIRAVYREIMSASLSLEGPQKVAYLGPRATFTHMACMQKFGSSAQYIPVNSIKDVFSEVERGRAHFGVVPIENTTEGVVNHTLDMFVDSSLLIYGEVLQEVAHHLMSKSGVAGDIKRIYSHPHAIAQCRNWLETNLPHVPVSEVASTARAAELSVDDPSAAAIASELASQLYGLKVITARIEDNINNFTRFLVLSQKAPERTGRDKTSLMLSVKDKVGALYDLLRPFASHGLNMTKIESRPSRRKAWEYIFFVDIEGHIDEERVKKAAEEVKSRCLFMKILGSYPAYS from the coding sequence ATGTCTGATGACCTACAAGGACATCGCCAGGAAATCGATCGGATCGACGATCAGATTTTGCGCCTCTTGAACGAGCGCTCGAAGTCCGTGATTGAAATCGGAAAACTCAAGAAACAGAGAGATGCGGAGGCGCATCTGCACACGCCGGCCCGGGAGGCGGCGATTTTTGAGCGTCTCAGCAAGCAAAATACCGGTCCCTTTCCCACCGATGCCATCCGGGCGGTGTATCGAGAGATCATGTCGGCCTCGTTGTCCCTTGAGGGGCCTCAGAAGGTCGCCTATCTCGGTCCGCGAGCGACCTTTACCCACATGGCCTGTATGCAGAAGTTCGGGTCGTCCGCCCAATACATTCCCGTCAACAGCATCAAAGATGTGTTCAGCGAAGTCGAGCGTGGGCGAGCCCATTTCGGTGTCGTGCCCATCGAAAACACCACCGAAGGCGTAGTCAATCACACCCTGGATATGTTCGTCGACTCCAGCCTGCTCATTTACGGAGAAGTGTTGCAGGAAGTGGCCCATCACCTGATGTCCAAGAGCGGAGTCGCGGGCGATATTAAGCGGATCTATTCGCACCCGCATGCCATTGCCCAATGCCGCAATTGGTTGGAAACGAATCTGCCGCACGTACCCGTGTCCGAAGTGGCCAGCACGGCCCGGGCGGCCGAACTGTCTGTCGACGATCCATCGGCCGCAGCCATCGCGTCCGAACTGGCGTCCCAGCTGTACGGACTGAAGGTCATCACCGCTCGGATCGAGGACAACATCAACAACTTCACGCGATTCCTGGTACTCTCGCAGAAGGCTCCGGAACGGACTGGACGCGACAAAACCTCTCTGATGTTGTCGGTCAAAGATAAAGTCGGCGCGCTGTATGACTTGCTGCGTCCGTTTGCCTCCCATGGGCTCAACATGACCAAGATCGAATCGCGTCCCTCCCGCCGGAAGGCCTGGGAATACATTTTCTTTGTCGATATCGAGGGGCACATCGATGAAGAACGGGTCAAGAAGGCGGCCGAAGAAGTGAAGAGCCGCTGTCTCTTTATGAAGATTCTCGGGTCGTATCCCGCCTATTCCTAG
- the ruvB gene encoding Holliday junction branch migration DNA helicase RuvB has protein sequence MSDRTVSNQLTDDERGLEAALRPHSLQEYVGQSRMKESLEICIEAAKRRGEALDHAIFYGPPGLGKTTIAHIIAREMGSAIRSTSGLVLSHAGDLAAILTNLQERDVLFIDEIHRLPASVEEALYPAMEDYQLDLVVGQGASTRTVKLELPRFTLVGATTRAGALTSPLRDRFGLVHRLEFYSSQELTSIVTRSAGLLNIPIDEAGAAEIARRARGTPRIVNRLIKRIRDYAEIKAGGRITKQVAKDALVWLAVDAAGLDEMDRRILLTVIEKFNGGPVGVDSLAAAVQEDKGTLEDVYEPYLIQAGFLERTGRGRQATRLAFDHFKKQKDLLSLSGDDTSVTTP, from the coding sequence ATGTCTGACCGCACGGTAAGCAATCAATTGACCGACGACGAACGTGGCCTTGAAGCCGCGCTGCGCCCACACAGCTTGCAGGAGTATGTCGGCCAGTCACGGATGAAGGAATCCCTGGAGATTTGTATCGAGGCGGCGAAACGCCGTGGTGAGGCGCTGGATCATGCCATTTTTTACGGGCCGCCGGGGCTCGGAAAGACCACGATTGCGCATATCATTGCGCGGGAGATGGGATCGGCGATTCGCTCGACCTCAGGCTTAGTCCTGAGCCATGCCGGGGATCTGGCGGCGATTTTGACGAATTTGCAGGAACGGGATGTGTTGTTCATCGACGAAATCCACCGCCTCCCGGCTTCCGTCGAGGAGGCCCTGTATCCGGCCATGGAGGATTACCAACTGGATCTGGTGGTCGGCCAAGGGGCCTCAACGAGGACAGTGAAGCTGGAATTGCCGCGGTTTACGCTGGTGGGCGCCACGACCAGGGCCGGGGCATTGACGTCGCCGTTGCGAGACCGGTTCGGCTTGGTCCACAGGCTGGAGTTTTATTCGTCACAGGAACTTACGTCGATCGTTACACGGTCGGCAGGGCTGCTGAATATTCCGATCGACGAGGCAGGTGCTGCGGAAATTGCTCGCCGGGCACGCGGCACGCCGCGCATCGTGAATCGGCTGATTAAGCGCATCAGGGACTATGCCGAGATCAAGGCCGGTGGACGTATCACTAAGCAGGTGGCGAAGGATGCGTTGGTCTGGTTGGCGGTTGACGCCGCCGGATTGGATGAGATGGATCGGCGCATCCTCCTGACCGTCATTGAGAAGTTCAATGGCGGACCGGTCGGGGTGGATTCACTGGCAGCGGCGGTGCAAGAGGACAAGGGCACGCTGGAGGACGTCTATGAGCCGTATCTGATCCAGGCGGGGTTTTTGGAGCGCACCGGCCGTGGCCGGCAGGCGACTAGGCTGGCCTTCGACCATTTCAAAAAACAAAAAGACCTTCTGTCGCTTTCCGGTGACGACACATCCGTCACAACTCCTTGA
- the ruvA gene encoding Holliday junction branch migration protein RuvA: protein MIALLTGLMAFKAPSQVTLDVHGVGYEVLIPLSTYYSLPNQHEQVTLSIHTHVREDAIQLYGFLTAAEKEAFLLLTGISGIGPKLGLSVLSTLSVRDLFSAIQAGDIEKLGTVSGIGKKSAARIALELKDKVARLHPAGEQAASGSGQPANPLYEDALSALVNLGYRQPDVKDALRRIEKSGAMAQGLEGVIREALKDLAKG, encoded by the coding sequence ATGATCGCCTTACTGACGGGCCTCATGGCCTTTAAGGCGCCTTCGCAAGTCACGCTCGATGTGCATGGCGTCGGCTACGAAGTATTAATTCCCCTCAGCACCTACTATTCTCTCCCCAATCAGCATGAGCAGGTGACGCTCAGCATCCATACCCATGTGCGTGAAGATGCGATTCAGCTTTACGGGTTCCTGACCGCCGCGGAGAAGGAAGCCTTTCTGTTGCTGACGGGGATCTCCGGCATAGGACCAAAATTGGGACTGAGCGTCCTGTCCACCCTCTCGGTTCGCGATCTCTTTTCCGCCATCCAGGCCGGCGATATTGAGAAGCTCGGTACGGTGTCGGGCATCGGCAAAAAGTCTGCAGCCAGGATTGCGCTGGAATTGAAGGACAAGGTCGCGCGGTTGCATCCAGCGGGCGAACAGGCCGCGTCGGGGAGCGGGCAGCCTGCGAATCCGCTCTACGAGGATGCCCTGTCGGCCCTTGTGAATCTGGGGTATCGCCAGCCGGATGTGAAAGACGCGTTGAGAAGGATTGAGAAGTCCGGCGCCATGGCGCAGGGACTGGAAGGCGTGATTCGTGAGGCACTCAAAGACCTGGCCAAGGGGTGA